One Schistocerca cancellata isolate TAMUIC-IGC-003103 chromosome 1, iqSchCanc2.1, whole genome shotgun sequence genomic region harbors:
- the LOC126191376 gene encoding uncharacterized protein LOC126191376, which produces MCESTVVKSEEGRPVQPENSVPAVPATAPAQPPAVGEAPEQTYKMAELLKHWPAVVIAVQKSKDAYCSVKQKASIITWSLNLTEKVVGSVLKLAESKVSSWRPIIQHADEAVSKGMVVIEKKFPAVRESPEKLYDAITQHITRIVRPALDKTEVISEIGRKKLNRVAKTIIKKYNSAIRIVDSWLDKLENQLNGAEAEAASDAETAAAPTQTTTTTIASPTSAPPAGRVRQALRLGARATTALAAFQVGAAFWLLSRAPLVGRFFREAPTPDSSSSSGASFARLPTPSTSEEEEEQPLSRAQSTDSLHPEQFLSLPQQ; this is translated from the exons ATGTGCGAATCAACCGTTGTCAAGTCTGAAGAAGGCAGGCCAGTCCAGCCTGAGAACTCTGTTCCGGCAGTACCTGCTACTGCACCGGCCCAGCCTCCCGCAGTTGGGGAGGCGCCAGAGCAGACGTACAAGATGGCTGAGCTGCTGAAACATTGGCCAGCGGTGGTAATCGCCGTCCAGAAGAGCAAAGATGCGTATTGCTCTGTGAAGCAAAAGGCCAGCATCATCACCTGGTCACTTAACTTGACCGAAAAAGTTGTTGGTTCGGTTCTCAAACTTGCAGAAAGCAAAGTGAGCAGCTGGCGGCCAATTATTCAGCACGCAGATGAAGCGGTTAGCAAAGGCATGGTAGTAATAGAGAAGAAATTTCCCGCAGTGAGGGAGTCGCCggaaaag ctgtatGATGCTATCACGCAACACATAACGCGGATCGTGCGACCCGCACTAGATAAAACCGAAGTTATAAGCGAAATCGGCAGGAAGAAACTTAACAGGGTTGCTAAAACGATAATTAAGAAATACAACAGTGCGATCAGGATCGTGGACAGCTGGCTGGACAAACTGGAGAACCAACTGAACGGCGCAGAAGCTGAAGCAGCATCTG ATGCGGAGACAGCTGCGGCGCCGAcccagaccaccaccaccaccattgccAGCCCGACGTCAGCGCCCCCTGCGGGCCGCGTGCGGCAGGCTCTGCGGCTGGGTGCTCGCGCCACCACGGCGCtggccgccttccaggtgggagcAGCCTTCTGGCTGTTGTCGCGGGCGCCGCTCGTGGGCCGCTTCTTCAGAGAGGCGCCGACGCCAGACTCTTCGTCCTCCAGCGGCGCCTCATTCGCCAGACTCCCGACTCCCTCgacttcagaggaggaggaggagcagccgCTGTCCAGAGCTCAGTCCACGGACTCGTTGCACCCGGAGCAGTTCCTCTCATTGCCGCAGCAGTGA